The genomic interval ATCACTCGGCTGCTGGCGGTGCTCTGAGCCGCCGCCGTCCGAGCTCGACCGCTCCTCACGAAACTCGCGTCGTTTGTCGCTCTTGACACATGTTTGCCATGGTGGCACGATTGCCCGAGCATCAAGCTCCAAGCAGAGGGGGATCATGGGCAACTGGGGAGGATGGACGCGACGTGTCGCGGCGGTCGCCGGTGCGGCCGTGGCGTTGGTAGCGGCATCGGCGACACAGTCTGGCGCGGTGGGTGACTCAGACACGCAGTCGCAATACCTGCACGACCCGGCTCATTCGTCGTTTTCGACTGCAACGGCGATCACGCCGGCGAACGCGGGGACGCTCGCGCTTGCATGGCATTGGCACCCGGACGCGCCGGCGCCGAACCACCCGCGAAATGACCTGTATAGCTCCCCGGCAGTTGTGAACGGGGTCATCTATATCGGTTCAAACTCTGGCGACTTCTATGCGATCGACCTGGCCACGGGCCACGTGATCTGGAAGAAGGATCTCGGATACGTGCCACAGCTCACCTGTCAGAGTCGCGGCACGTCCGCGTCTCCCGCCGTGCTGCCCGACCCGAACACCGGCGTGCTGACAGTCTACGAGGCAGGTGGTGACGGTTATCTGTACGCGCTCGACGCCGCTACAGGGGCGACGACCTGGAAGTCAGCGATTCACGTCCACTCGCCTGGTGTCAACGATTGGTTTGACTGGTCATCTCCGACGGTGTACCGGGGACGGATCTTCGTGGGGTTGACGTCGCAGTGCGACAAGCCCCTGACGCGGGGAGGGGTGAAGAAGTTCGACCAAGCGACAGGTAAGGCGCTGGGTACGTATCACGCCACGCCGCGCGGAGTCGGCGGGGGCGGGGTGTGGTCGTCCGTCGCGGCCAGGCGCGGATCTTTGTGGGCCACGACCGGCACGCCTCCGGTACATGGCAAGCCACCCGGAACCGATGCCGTGTCGATCGTTCGCATCAAGGCGAGGACCATGAACCGCACGTCCCGCTGGACGGTGCCCCTTGCTCATCCCGGGCTTGACCAAGACTTCGGCGCCAGCCCTGTCCTGTTCCCTGCCAAGGTGAATGGTCGCAGGGTCGAGTTGGTCGGCGCGATGAACAAGAACGGGATCTTCTACGCGTGGCGGGCTGCCCGCCTTGGCAAGGGACCGGTGTGGAAGCGCCGCATCGACAACCCCGTAACGCCCTCCATCCCAGCCGCGGTCTGGAACCATGGACACCGGCTCTGGATAGCCGGCAACACGACGACCATCAAGCACACGACCTATAAGGGCTCGGTACGCAACTATACGGTCAAGGGGAAGCTACTTTGGGCCCGCGGCTTACCAGCCGCCGTCATGATGACCCCTGCGCTTAACTCGTCCAAGGTGCTCGCCGTTGTCACCTACGACAGTATCAAGGGACAGTCGACGGGAAATCCCCAAGACGGCTGCTATCTGCTGAACGCCGATACCGGCAAGCTCCTGAAGAAGTTCTTGATCGGCGCGGAGTTCGCGCAACCCGTCTTCGTCGGCCAATACCTGATCCTTGCGACGAGGCACTTCGGCATGTACGTCTACCACGTCTAACTCGGTGAGAAGACGCCGGGGTGAGATGCAGATCGCACCTCACCCCGGCGAATCGCTCTGTCAGGAAAGCGGGCAGCCGACGTTGTTACGTGTGTCGAACTGGCCCGCGCGAGTGATCATCAGATCCCGGTTGCCGCTCAGGATGGCGTTGTGGGTGATGCCGATGATCTCGGTGGTACCGGCGCCGTAGTCCAGTCCCGCACTGCTGTTCAGCAAGCCGGCGATCGCCTGCTTCAGAAGTATGCGTTCCCCGCCGAGCAAGCCCGACCCGCCCTGGAAGCCGAGACCCTCCAGCAGCGTGTTTGACGCATACGGCGTCTGGACAGTCGTGAGGTGGAACGTCGCGCCGATCGTATCGGTCGGCGAGTACGTCACCCAGGCGTTCGTGTGATTCTTCCAGTACCCCAATGTGCACCCTTGGGTGCCGATCGGCCATGCGTGCGCACGCTGCGCCGTACTGGCCGCGGCCGCGGCGCTGAGCACGACGACAAGGGCGGCGAGGACCAGGGTTCGGCCAAACCGTTTCACTGTACACCTCCAAGTTGGAGCCGCCCCACACGTGGGACGGAGGGACGCTCGCCACCCTACCACGCCCGCCGTGGCCACCCGAGCCGCTCGGGTTGCGATGTTCCCGTCAAGGACGTAGACTCGCACGGTCAACGCTCCATGGCTTCGCAGCTGGCGCTGCCGGCGGCCGAGCTCGTCTCGCGAGGTGAAAGTTTGCAGGCACACCGCCTGATCGCTGCTGTGCTTCTGCTGGCGACCGTATGTTTGGTTTCGCCTGCGCGCGGTCGCGCTTCGGTCGCGCCCGGGTTCACCGATTCCGTCGTCCTCAGCGGGGCGACGCAGCCAACGACGGTGCGCTTCGGGCCGCATGGCTCAGCCTACGTTGCGGAGAAGAGTGGCCGCATCCTGTATTACAAGTCGTTTGGCGCTCCTCCACGGCTGGTCGCAGATCTCAGTACGGAGGTCTATGACTCCGGCGATCATGGACTGCTGGGGCTCGCACTGGATCCGCGATTTTCGACGCGGCC from Gaiellales bacterium carries:
- a CDS encoding PQQ-binding-like beta-propeller repeat protein, producing MGNWGGWTRRVAAVAGAAVALVAASATQSGAVGDSDTQSQYLHDPAHSSFSTATAITPANAGTLALAWHWHPDAPAPNHPRNDLYSSPAVVNGVIYIGSNSGDFYAIDLATGHVIWKKDLGYVPQLTCQSRGTSASPAVLPDPNTGVLTVYEAGGDGYLYALDAATGATTWKSAIHVHSPGVNDWFDWSSPTVYRGRIFVGLTSQCDKPLTRGGVKKFDQATGKALGTYHATPRGVGGGGVWSSVAARRGSLWATTGTPPVHGKPPGTDAVSIVRIKARTMNRTSRWTVPLAHPGLDQDFGASPVLFPAKVNGRRVELVGAMNKNGIFYAWRAARLGKGPVWKRRIDNPVTPSIPAAVWNHGHRLWIAGNTTTIKHTTYKGSVRNYTVKGKLLWARGLPAAVMMTPALNSSKVLAVVTYDSIKGQSTGNPQDGCYLLNADTGKLLKKFLIGAEFAQPVFVGQYLILATRHFGMYVYHV